The genome window CACATATCATAAAATTTGAATTTTGAGATTCATAAAAAAGCAAAGTGTAAATACAACACATCATATGTTCTTATGTAAACTCAAAGTCTCATAAAAGGGGGAAACTTTTATATGGATTGAATATGAACACCTATATGAACCTAATGCGGTTTTATCATTGCCAccataaacaatcattttaaataatattaatttaggAAGTTGATCAATATCAAACTTGACATTCTTTAGTTCAAGACCAATGGTAAAGTGTATGTTAGAGCCCGCAGCGtacaaaaaagttttcaaaGTGACTACAGAAATCATTCTGTATATTCAAACTGGTATTCTTagtatgaaatgacaaaaaatgacatAGAGTGTTATGATTTCACCCCtcaaaaaacattctttaaggtacaatataaaacatatcGTTTGTGTGTTAACTGTGCAATATGTAAATACTTAAAACTCTAAGAGGAGCTTAAGATGTGAAGGATACAGATCAATTCAGATTCTCAAACAAATATCACTATGTAGGAATAGCTCCTTTTTTTATGATATGATATAACCCAGTGCAGATTTAAGTGtgatttaaatcaataaataaacgtGTACAATCAAaaggaataaaacaaaactattgaTTTGATGTTTAATCAATGTTGAAAATAACTTATCTTTGCTATGTAGGAAAATGTTACATTCAGACAAGGCTGCCATTAGCTCTGCAGTATGAATGCACCAACATGCAAAatgttcaacagaaacaaactcCAGTATAGCTTCAATAGCAGCCACTAACAATAAACATCCAATCAGAaccatatataaataaaaatgtaccatAACGACAATTAATGCAATGAGTGCAACATGAATTCAGTGGATATGCTATTTTAAACTCTCTGTAACATCAAGGTCTTTTATAATTCACAATTAAAGCCATTTTAATGCTTCATTTGTTCTACGTTCACGTACATTATAACACAATGCTGGCTAGGAGGTGAAAGTGAGCAGACTCTCCCAGCTTATTAGCAAAACAGTGCATATCCTGCCATAGGAGGAAGCAACCAATAAAAGTCATGTTAAgagtaaatgtgtgtatttttgtgtttgcacaTGAAGTGTgctttgtatgtgtatgtgtgtgtttagaatTTCCTGCACATCTTGTTAATCAtaacatttactgtacatttccTTCTGTAGAATTGATTAGATGTCTTATCTGAGGTTTGAAATATAATGAGGGAAGAAAAAGGAGCAAGAGAGGTGGGGAGGTGAGGGGGATTACTGGATTTGACATGCAGTGGAGGAGGTGGCTTGGCAGCACATGCAGGTTGAGTTGACAGATTTGGGTGGTATGAGGTCCAGGTCTTCATCATCAGGGATCTCATCAAGCCTGTATCCGTCTTTCAGAAGCTGGATGTTCAGGTCCTGGTTTATCTGCTGTAGAAGGCAATAAACAGCATGTTAGCATGCGCTGCATACTGTAAGGGGCTTTGCAACAAATGccaaattcaataaaataagtTAACTTAGTTAAAGtagttatttgtttttgattaatAGGACCCACATTTTCCCAACATAGTTTGTTTTATAGCTtgattaggatttttttttgatTTAATGATGCAATGACACAAATAACATAATGAATGTGGTTAATAGTGGTCGAccaatattacttttttttatggCTGATATAATGGAgatattaacaataaaacagtTACTTAATATCAAATGAAAtttgtcacttttttatttttcaaattgaCTATTTGGTTTGAGGGTACCATACATACAGCCACAAGTTTGAGTAGTACTAATGCACACAAAATAGTTGAATTTCAATGAATACCTTCTGTGCTCATTGTTAACTCAAAATTtagtaaaacatacaaaatgtgcACTATTTATTGACACGACTGTGGGTTAAAATTAACTGTCTGCTTATACGTCTGTTAACCGCCCAATCAGGCACGATGTATCAGGACAAAGCTGAAAATGACCCAATATCAGCTGAATGATCAGCTATGTTTATATATTGGTCCATCACAAGTGACCACCAGTacaaatgaaactgaaaaaTGTTGACCTACAAGAATCACGAGAGAAATCTAAAACAAAGAGGACTTCAGTGCTTTTAAAGATTAGGTGTGAGTATGCGGCTGTGAGTGACTTTTGAGACGGAAATCCACTTTCGTGATGGCTGTGGAATGGGGCTTAGGACATTAACCAGAGTTATAGGTACCTGTTCCCTTAGAGACCTCACCTCGGCTGATGAGTATCCGGATGAGGAATATCTAGACATGTCAAAGTCGTCATCGCTGTGGAGGAAGGTGAGAACAGTGAATTTAAGGCTTCTGTCCAGTGAGGACATAATTAAATAAGTGtagaaatgtttgtgtagcCTACCTGTCTGTGTCTAGAGCAACTAAAGGTTTCTCATCTGGACTCTGGTCTAAAGAAGAATAGCCTTTATTGGGAACCACTAGCCTGGATAAAGTGAAAAAAGAGAGTTAACATTAATCTCAGAATATGCTAAATGCTCATGCTAAACATGATGTTTTCAAACCAGATTTCCAGTATTTGTACCTTGTTCTGGCCATCACGTTATTTTTCTTGGGTTGTTGATTGACAGGGCTTGCAACATTTCCATTTTTCAATGATCCTTTTCTAACAAgctctctctgtttgtctgtaCAGAAGAAAATTAtagtcaaaacatttaaagtgtaaTCTAACCATGTTGTATAATACAAAGGACtgcattgcatttaaaaaagcactgCACAGTTTTGGCAATGTGGAATAATACACAACTCACCTATCTTCATATGGAGAGGAGAAGGTTTATAGTTCAGGGTGGCCGGCTCGCTTTCCCTGGTATCTGAGTCTGCCTCTGATGTGGTTGATGATGCTGGATCCTGGTGGCAAAACAAAAAGGACCAAAAATTGTCACAACTCTCTACTTTTGTTGacgtatatacatttttgttacatgttttacattttttttaataattgcagaatatttcatatttagcAGAAGCTGCGATTCTGTCCGCTCATTTAACAACACATCGTTTGACtgatatgaatataaaatacaacattatcAGATAAGCTACAGACCACAAAACACAGGATAATAAACAGATGCGATGTGACATACTGTACTTTGTTATtccttattacaaaaactgcacaCACTGCATTATTCATCACGTGCATAAAATTACAGTCAGAACATTTTCATAAGCATCTCCTTGAGTTTGCTTAACACATATTCTAGAAGTTACCAGTGGAGCACATGAATGTGCTTGTTTAAATGGCATGGGTCATGGGTTAAATGTGGACCATAGCTGTCTATTCGAACATAAAGGTGGTTATATTTCTGagaatcattgatgcatttgggGCTGGGTGGGAGGGGTACGGACATTATTCTGATACCAGCACGTATTCTGCATGATGAGGCAATCTCAGGCGGTGCAGGCCTTTGATAAAACatggtttaatttaaaatgtaaaaggttTTATATACACAGATGCTACCGACGGCGTTACGATGAATGTTTTTCTTGGATGTCAGAATAACCTGAGTTAAAGTTATATTCTAAAATAACTGTTTATCCCCCCAAAGCTGATGTTGTTTTCGATGCGGAGACCCGCGGTGTCCTCTGCGCGCAGCATCACAGTAGCATCCTTATATAGCTTAAAACatcaagctaaaaaaaaacatcagtcaGAGCCTACATACGAGACCTCATCGGCCTCTTATATTAGAATTTATTcggtattttatatttttaaacaacagtACCCTTTGAAGCAACGACATACGGTGAGATCAATGAAACACTCCACCATTCCTTTATTACACACTAAGCCAAATTTCATCCATCGAAAATGTTATTAATCACCCACTGAAAACATCTTTGGTTTCATCCGCTGTTAAATAGTAAATTTGCTTTAACTTACAAAAGGTTGCATCTCTGCCTCGGTCGGTACTTGAAATCTGTCAATTTCTTCCATCATCTTGGCGGCGGGGTGTCTGGGGTCTTTTAAAACGCGTTCGTGATGTTTCTGCGGATATACCGCAACAaatttgataataataattcaatttcAAAACCGTCTCGTATGATATGTGTCAGCCACAAGAATGTCCCCGACTCTCCTTCATCCCAGCGATCTCCCGTTAGCCAGCAATGACCGAGTGGCGATTCAACCACCCACTTCCGGGAGAGATCAGTCTCCAGACACAGATTCCGCCCCGCTACACGCCATTGACCGATGTTTGCTCCACCCAGGGCCAGCATCACAGACAAGCCGATGTGGAGACTTTTTTTCTGTGGGTGTGGACACACGGCTATAATTTGTGTAGAATTATGTTGCCTATGATGATATTTTTGCTGAACCTGACCAATTTTGCATAGGAATCcgatttatttttatcaacaaAGATTTTGGCATTTTATCATAAAGAGCGTTGACCAGCAATATCCATTCATCTGTGTAGCATAGTTTACTGTTAGTAATGGTGTTCCGCATGTTTGCACCTGTAAAATATCAAAGAAACGTCAAATAAGTTCAGGACCCTGGACAGCTTCCGGTGAGGACTGAATAATGACTGTATGGGAGCTACAGCAGCTGAATCACTGGCACTCTTTATGCTACAACAAAActtaacaatataatataagataatagctcattttaattgatttctTCCTAGTTTACACTATATTCCCCGTAAAATTCTCACATTGGGACACTGCCTCTTTAACACTAGTTTACCTTGTggttatttacaaaaaattttTAGTAACTAAATTAACTTAAACCTcaacaaactgaaaaaaaacaaaaatgtatgataaacAAATAGCCACAAATAACCACATGTTCCATTACATCCCCCTCAAAGGTGGTGAACTTCCAGACGTAAAAATACGTTTGCCCAGCAGATGGCGGAAACCAACAAGgcaaaaacagtaaatattcaATGAAATCATGTACGTTATAAATGTTGCATAACTATAATGTGTCTCAGTGTGTCCAAAATccgtacattttttatttacatcattcaTAACTTTTCTCAGATTAGGTATAAGCATTTGGTATAATAActacacataaacaaataaattattacagaCACTTTCCTGTATGTAGACATAACAATATCATATTTGCTCTATGCATCGGGAATATATTTGCTATCTTCCTTTAAAAGATATTCAACCATGACAGCTGCAGAGATGGGGGATTCGCGTTATAGTTATTAGTAATCTGGATTTTTTAGTGGCTCAAAGCGTATGtaatattttgtatgtgttcAGCACTCTTAACTACGCCAGATGTA of Triplophysa dalaica isolate WHDGS20190420 chromosome 4, ASM1584641v1, whole genome shotgun sequence contains these proteins:
- the fam219ab gene encoding protein FAM219A isoform X2, which translates into the protein MMEEIDRFQVPTEAEMQPFDPASSTTSEADSDTRESEPATLNYKPSPLHMKIDKQRELVRKGSLKNGNVASPVNQQPKKNNVMARTRLVVPNKGYSSLDQSPDEKPLVALDTDSDDDFDMSRYSSSGYSSAEQINQDLNIQLLKDGYRLDEIPDDEDLDLIPPKSVNSTCMCCQATSSTACQIQ
- the fam219ab gene encoding protein FAM219A isoform X1 yields the protein MMEEIDRFQVPTEAEMQPFDPASSTTSEADSDTRESEPATLNYKPSPLHMKIDKQRELVRKGSLKNGNVASPVNQQPKKNNVMARTRLVVPNKGYSSLDQSPDEKPLVALDTDSDDDFDMSRYSSSGYSSAEVRSLREQQINQDLNIQLLKDGYRLDEIPDDEDLDLIPPKSVNSTCMCCQATSSTACQIQ